AATCAAAGCAGCAATAAAGGCAAGTATGCGGGTAAACATTCCTCCCCAGTTACCGACATGTATAGAATAAATCCAACCACGAATCTTTCCCGACTTGTCTTGATGTTGGTAAAGACTTGTTTCTGTAAATTCACCATTATCCGTATTGAAAGAATAACGGTCAGATGCCCGCTGGTTCCCAAAACGGTTGAAAGACACGCTTGCCGTACCAGAAGAAATACTGATTTGCTTATACTCCGGATTCTGACGGCTTAGTTTATCATAAACCTCCTGCCAATAAGCGAATGGTTTCTTTTTCTGATGAGATGCCGATTTGGTACCACCGTTTTGAACATCACTTTTCTGTTCATGTCCTTGGGCGACACGTTGCTGTACTTCTACCCCGAAGATCTTATAGAAAGCCATCCGATACCACGGAAAAGACCAGGTCAACCCCGTCAGTGCCATAGCCAACAGAAAGATCAGAGCATACATTCCACCTGCCACATGCAAGTCATACCAAAACCTTCGCCATCCTTTAGTTGCTGTTATCTTCAGGCTATTCTTCAATGCTTTACGTGTACGCGGCCACCAAATGACAACTCCCGAAATCAGAACGAATACAAGTAAAAGCGTACTGACACCTACAATCATCTTGCCCCAAAAGATCCCTTCATTTCCCGGATTCATACTATCCAGCAGCCAGCGATGCATTCGGAACATAAACATAAAGAAGCCGCTACGCTCGCTTTTTCCTTTTACTTCACCCGTATACTGGTCTACATACAAAGATGCACGGCGTGGTTTGGAAAGACTAACCTGATACGCACGTCCGGGATCAGAAGATATGCTCACACCGGTCACTGATACACTGTCAGGCAATGTCGTCGCTACTTTTTCAAGCAGTTTATCCATAGGTAGAGAAGATTCCTTTACCGTTTCCACGTAGTAAAGGTCGGGTCGAGACCACTCATTCACCTCGTTTTCGAACACCAGCATGGCACCGGAGAAACAGATTAGAGTTATTACCAGCCCGAAAGGGACGGAAAGCCACAAATGTATCTTTCTGAATATTTTTTTCATGTTTTCAATCCTATTTCTTGAAAAAGCCTGCAAAGCTTTCTGCTCGGCAGACTTTTATCTACAACAAAAGATTCTCTACTTAACCGGCTGTATTATTTTGAAAGATATTCCATCTTACCTACCGTAGTGATAGCGTCAGCCTCCACCGTCAAACCTTTGACTGCCTTGCCTGTTTTTACGTCTATTTTATAGAAGGCGGGGTTCTCGCCCGTAGTCACAGTGACAGCCATATAAGCATACCCTTTTTCTCCATAAGGCTCGCCACCAAACTTCCCGTCAGCCGGCAGACCTGTAACAGGCATAATCGTCTGATCTTCCGCCTTGAAAACAGCCAATTCGCTGACATCTGCATTTTTACCTCCACTAATCATATCTTCCGCTCCCTTTTTATACAATTGAAGCAAGAAGTAATCTTCAGAGATGTGCCAGCAACGGAAAATAGGATGTTTAGTGCCTATCTCTTCAAAATTTACATAGTAATCCGGGTCGAAATCTGTTGCGCCTGCTTTGATACGCATTGCGCCCGAAGGCTTCTGTC
The Bacteroides caecimuris DNA segment above includes these coding regions:
- a CDS encoding PepSY-associated TM helix domain-containing protein — translated: MKKIFRKIHLWLSVPFGLVITLICFSGAMLVFENEVNEWSRPDLYYVETVKESSLPMDKLLEKVATTLPDSVSVTGVSISSDPGRAYQVSLSKPRRASLYVDQYTGEVKGKSERSGFFMFMFRMHRWLLDSMNPGNEGIFWGKMIVGVSTLLLVFVLISGVVIWWPRTRKALKNSLKITATKGWRRFWYDLHVAGGMYALIFLLAMALTGLTWSFPWYRMAFYKIFGVEVQQRVAQGHEQKSDVQNGGTKSASHQKKKPFAYWQEVYDKLSRQNPEYKQISISSGTASVSFNRFGNQRASDRYSFNTDNGEFTETSLYQHQDKSGKIRGWIYSIHVGNWGGMFTRILAFIAALIGAALPLTGYYLWIKKLKTVQK